Proteins from one Cryptomeria japonica chromosome 4, Sugi_1.0, whole genome shotgun sequence genomic window:
- the LOC131061628 gene encoding uncharacterized protein LOC131061628 isoform X1, producing MARIRKATRAKSNVLPEPENHEEEGKDKEEKEAAKEKEKEEEKEKYIQGKEMGKAKAETEEEEEGEGERQVEGEVEAASTNSMGQDQRSVEQGKDNEDAFRAQLAKLGLRIVHVTGDGNCLFRALSHQLCGDQELYAEYHDKVVHHLVWYPEEFADFFSEGDAGSFEEFYTKMSQDAARSVDLELHAASKAFYTNIRVYWFDQGQLAVSEIKNFDDAGTLLLSYHNGTNFNSLHIKGCDSSEDSEEEEEEEEDDAARTSSTGQDQRSVEQGKDNMDAFRAQLAELGLRIVDITGDGNCLFRALSDQLCGDQESHAEYRQTVVQYLVSYPEEFAGFFSEGNAGSFEEYYTKMSKDAEWGGNLELYAASKAFYMNIRVYRFDQGQLAVSEINNFDDAGTLLLSYHNGTHYNSLHIKGCDNSEDEERADYKTKEKMKDSEEHDNDSVELITSATGYTGADLIRSELQLVDGDTAAAVDMILEELTSTMDSAKNDEGEIVDPPCINNDSQRNSRKRKYTQMKRKTRRVMRITIATAAKKA from the coding sequence ATGGCCAGGATCAGAAAGGCTACCAGAGCTAAATCCAATGTTCTTCCTGAGCCTGAAAACCATGAAGAAGAAGGGAAAGATAAAGAAGAGAAAGAGGCagcgaaagagaaagagaaagaagaggagaaggagaaatacATTCAGGGAAAGGAAATGGGGAAGGCCAAGGCAGAAACAGAAGAggaagaggagggagagggagagagacaggtGGAGGGAGAAGTCGAAGCTGCAAGCACAAATTCTATGGGCCAAGACCAGAGAAGCGTGGAACAGGGTAAGGATAATGAGGATGCATTTAGAGCCCAGCTGGCTAAACTGGGGCTAAGAATTGTGCATGTCACAGGAGATGGAAACTGTTTGTTCAGAGCTCTGTCACATCAACTGTGCGGTGACCAAGAATTATATGCAGAGTATCATGATAAAGTGGTCCACCACTTGGTGTGGTATCCTGAAGAATTTGCAGATTTCTTCAGTGAAGGAGACGCTGGGAGTTTTGAAGAATTCTATACAAAAATGTCACAAGATGCAGCCCGGAGTGTTGATTTGGAGCTTCATGCAGCTTCAAAGGCCTTCTACACGAATATTCGTGTCTACTGGTTTGATCAAGGACAATTAGCAGTTTCTGAAATAAAGAATTTTGATGATGCAGGTACTCTCTTGTTGTCATATCATAATGGCACCAACTTCAATAGCCTGCACATCAAAGGTTGTGACTCTTCCGAGGAttcagaggaggaggaggaagaggaagaagatgatgCTGCAAGAACAAGTTCTACGGGCCAAGACCAGAGAAGCGTGGAACAGGGTAAGGATAATATGGATGCATTTAGAGCCCAGCTGGCTGAACTGGGGCTAAGAATTGTGGACATCACAGGAGATGGCAACTGTTTGTTCAGAGCTCTGTCAGATCAGCTGTGTGGTGACCAAGAATCACATGCAGAGTATCGTCAGACAGTGGTGCAATACTTGGTTAGCTATCCTGAAGAGTTTGCAGGTTTCTTCAGTGAAGGAAACGCTGGGAGTTTTGAAGAATACTATACAAAAATGTCAAAAGATGCAGAATGGGGTGGTAATTTGGAGCTTTACGCAGCTTCAAAGGCCTTCTACATGAATATTCGTGTCTACAGGTTTGATCAAGGACAATTAGCAGTTTCTGAAATAAACAATTTTGATGATGCAGGTACTCTCTTGTTGTCATATCATAATGGCACCCACTACAATAGCCTGCACATCAAAGGTTGTGACAATTCCGAGGATGAAGAGAGAGCAgattacaaaacaaaagaaaaaatgaaggattcaGAGGAGCATGATAATGATTCGGTGGAGCTCATTACGTCTGCAACAGGTTATACAGGGGCTGATCTAATTAGATCTGAGCTGCAACTGGTAGATGGTGATACAGCTGCTGCAGTAGATATGATATTAGAAGAACTAACTTCAACAATGGATTCAGCCAAGAATGATGAAGGGGAGATTGTAGACCCACCCTGTATAAACAATGATtcccaaagaaattcaagaaagagAAAATACACCCAGATGAAAAGAAAGACTAGAAGGGTAATGAGGATAACAATAGCAACAGCAGCAAAGAAGGCTTAG
- the LOC131061628 gene encoding OVARIAN TUMOR DOMAIN-containing deubiquitinating enzyme 7 isoform X2 translates to MARIRKATRAKSNVLPEPENHEEEGKDKEEKEAAKEKEKEEEKEKYIQGKEMGKAKAETEEEEEGEGERQVEGEVEAASTNSMGQDQRSVEQGTLLLSYHNGTNFNSLHIKGCDSSEDSEEEEEEEEDDAARTSSTGQDQRSVEQGKDNMDAFRAQLAELGLRIVDITGDGNCLFRALSDQLCGDQESHAEYRQTVVQYLVSYPEEFAGFFSEGNAGSFEEYYTKMSKDAEWGGNLELYAASKAFYMNIRVYRFDQGQLAVSEINNFDDAGTLLLSYHNGTHYNSLHIKGCDNSEDEERADYKTKEKMKDSEEHDNDSVELITSATGYTGADLIRSELQLVDGDTAAAVDMILEELTSTMDSAKNDEGEIVDPPCINNDSQRNSRKRKYTQMKRKTRRVMRITIATAAKKA, encoded by the exons ATGGCCAGGATCAGAAAGGCTACCAGAGCTAAATCCAATGTTCTTCCTGAGCCTGAAAACCATGAAGAAGAAGGGAAAGATAAAGAAGAGAAAGAGGCagcgaaagagaaagagaaagaagaggagaaggagaaatacATTCAGGGAAAGGAAATGGGGAAGGCCAAGGCAGAAACAGAAGAggaagaggagggagagggagagagacaggtGGAGGGAGAAGTCGAAGCTGCAAGCACAAATTCTATGGGCCAAGACCAGAGAAGCGTGGAACAGG GTACTCTCTTGTTGTCATATCATAATGGCACCAACTTCAATAGCCTGCACATCAAAGGTTGTGACTCTTCCGAGGAttcagaggaggaggaggaagaggaagaagatgatgCTGCAAGAACAAGTTCTACGGGCCAAGACCAGAGAAGCGTGGAACAGGGTAAGGATAATATGGATGCATTTAGAGCCCAGCTGGCTGAACTGGGGCTAAGAATTGTGGACATCACAGGAGATGGCAACTGTTTGTTCAGAGCTCTGTCAGATCAGCTGTGTGGTGACCAAGAATCACATGCAGAGTATCGTCAGACAGTGGTGCAATACTTGGTTAGCTATCCTGAAGAGTTTGCAGGTTTCTTCAGTGAAGGAAACGCTGGGAGTTTTGAAGAATACTATACAAAAATGTCAAAAGATGCAGAATGGGGTGGTAATTTGGAGCTTTACGCAGCTTCAAAGGCCTTCTACATGAATATTCGTGTCTACAGGTTTGATCAAGGACAATTAGCAGTTTCTGAAATAAACAATTTTGATGATGCAGGTACTCTCTTGTTGTCATATCATAATGGCACCCACTACAATAGCCTGCACATCAAAGGTTGTGACAATTCCGAGGATGAAGAGAGAGCAgattacaaaacaaaagaaaaaatgaaggattcaGAGGAGCATGATAATGATTCGGTGGAGCTCATTACGTCTGCAACAGGTTATACAGGGGCTGATCTAATTAGATCTGAGCTGCAACTGGTAGATGGTGATACAGCTGCTGCAGTAGATATGATATTAGAAGAACTAACTTCAACAATGGATTCAGCCAAGAATGATGAAGGGGAGATTGTAGACCCACCCTGTATAAACAATGATtcccaaagaaattcaagaaagagAAAATACACCCAGATGAAAAGAAAGACTAGAAGGGTAATGAGGATAACAATAGCAACAGCAGCAAAGAAGGCTTAG
- the LOC131061629 gene encoding OVARIAN TUMOR DOMAIN-containing deubiquitinating enzyme 7 isoform X2, producing MGRKVKAFSNCCDLQIEEDRIPPFLQDFSMARVKTVARAKPNILPEPENHQEGKDKDKEEEAKAEEEEEVQVEGEGEVQVEGKLEVELEEEEEEEDDIASTRSVGQGQESVEQSKDNGDTEEEEEEVQVEGEGEGEMEVEEEEEDEAASTSSVSQGQKSVEQSKNNVDGFRAQLSQMGLRIVDIRGDGNCLFRALSDQLCGDQESYAEYRQKVVQYMVSHPEEFAGFLSEGEAGSFEEYCTKMSQDAEWGGNLELQAASMAFFMNIRVYRFDQGQVEISDINNFETAGTLLLSYHNGTHYNSLQIKDCDSSEDEERAAYRTEERMKDSEEHDNDSGELIMFAPGSTGADLIEPMLQQVDGDTAAAVDKILKELTSTMDSAKNDEGEIEDPPYINNDPQRNSRKRKIHPDEKKD from the exons ATGGGTCGAAAGGTTAAGGCCTTCAGCAATTGCTGCGATCTACAGATTG AGGAAGACAGAATTCCACCCTTTTTACAAGATTTCAGTATGGCCAGGGTAAAGACTGTTGCCAGAGCTAAACCCAATATTCTTCCTGAGCCTGAAAACCATCAAGAAgggaaagataaagataaagaagaAGAGGCCAAGGCAGAGGAAGAAGAGGAGGTACaggtggagggagagggagaagtaCAGGTGGAGGGAAAGCTGGAGGTGGAgttggaagaggaagaggaagaagaagatgacattgCAAGCACAAGATCTGTGGGCCAAGGCCAGGAAAGCGTGGAACAGAGTAAGGATAATGGGGAtacagaggaagaagaagaggaggtacaggtggagggagagggagagggagagatggaggtggaagaggaagaggaagatgaggCTGCAAGCACAAGTTCTGTGAGCCAAGGCCAGAAAAGCGTGGAACAGAGTAAGAATAATGTGGATGGATTTAGGGCCCAGCTGTCTCAAATGGGGCTAAGAATTGTGGATATCAGAGGAGATGGCAACTGTTTGTTCAGGGCTCTGTCAGATCAGCTGTGTGGTGACCAAGAATCATATGCAGAGTATCGTCAGAAAGTGGTGCAATACATGGTTAGCCATCCTGAAGAGTTTGCAGGTTTCCTCAGTGAAGGAGAAGCAGGGAGTTTTGAAGAATACTGTACAAAAATGTCACAAGATGCGGAATGGGGTGGTAATTTGGAGCTTCAGGCAGCTTCAATGGCCTTCTTCATGAATATTCGTGTCTACAGGTTTGATCAAGGACAAGTAGAAATTTCTGACATAAACAATTTTGAGACAGCAGGTACTCTCTTGTTGTCATATCATAATGGAACCCACTACAATAGCCTGCAGATCAAAGATTGTGATTCTTCTGAAGATGAAGAGAGAGCAGCTTACAGAACAGAAGAAAGAATGAAGGATTCGGAGGAGCATGATAATGATTCGGGGGAGTTAATTATGTTTGCACCAGGTTCTACAGGGGCCGATCTAATTGAACCTATGCTGCAACAGGTAGATGGTGATACAGCTGCTGCAGTAGATAAGATATTAAAAGAACTAACTTCAACAATGGATTCAGCCAAGAATGATGAAGGGGAGATTGAAGACCCACCCTATATAAACAATGATccccaaagaaattcaagaaaaagaaaaatacaccCAGATGAAAAGAAAGACTAG
- the LOC131061629 gene encoding OVARIAN TUMOR DOMAIN-containing deubiquitinating enzyme 7 isoform X1 — translation MGRKVKAFSNCCDLQIENSLEEDRIPPFLQDFSMARVKTVARAKPNILPEPENHQEGKDKDKEEEAKAEEEEEVQVEGEGEVQVEGKLEVELEEEEEEEDDIASTRSVGQGQESVEQSKDNGDTEEEEEEVQVEGEGEGEMEVEEEEEDEAASTSSVSQGQKSVEQSKNNVDGFRAQLSQMGLRIVDIRGDGNCLFRALSDQLCGDQESYAEYRQKVVQYMVSHPEEFAGFLSEGEAGSFEEYCTKMSQDAEWGGNLELQAASMAFFMNIRVYRFDQGQVEISDINNFETAGTLLLSYHNGTHYNSLQIKDCDSSEDEERAAYRTEERMKDSEEHDNDSGELIMFAPGSTGADLIEPMLQQVDGDTAAAVDKILKELTSTMDSAKNDEGEIEDPPYINNDPQRNSRKRKIHPDEKKD, via the exons ATGGGTCGAAAGGTTAAGGCCTTCAGCAATTGCTGCGATCTACAGATTG AAAATTCTCTAGAGGAAGACAGAATTCCACCCTTTTTACAAGATTTCAGTATGGCCAGGGTAAAGACTGTTGCCAGAGCTAAACCCAATATTCTTCCTGAGCCTGAAAACCATCAAGAAgggaaagataaagataaagaagaAGAGGCCAAGGCAGAGGAAGAAGAGGAGGTACaggtggagggagagggagaagtaCAGGTGGAGGGAAAGCTGGAGGTGGAgttggaagaggaagaggaagaagaagatgacattgCAAGCACAAGATCTGTGGGCCAAGGCCAGGAAAGCGTGGAACAGAGTAAGGATAATGGGGAtacagaggaagaagaagaggaggtacaggtggagggagagggagagggagagatggaggtggaagaggaagaggaagatgaggCTGCAAGCACAAGTTCTGTGAGCCAAGGCCAGAAAAGCGTGGAACAGAGTAAGAATAATGTGGATGGATTTAGGGCCCAGCTGTCTCAAATGGGGCTAAGAATTGTGGATATCAGAGGAGATGGCAACTGTTTGTTCAGGGCTCTGTCAGATCAGCTGTGTGGTGACCAAGAATCATATGCAGAGTATCGTCAGAAAGTGGTGCAATACATGGTTAGCCATCCTGAAGAGTTTGCAGGTTTCCTCAGTGAAGGAGAAGCAGGGAGTTTTGAAGAATACTGTACAAAAATGTCACAAGATGCGGAATGGGGTGGTAATTTGGAGCTTCAGGCAGCTTCAATGGCCTTCTTCATGAATATTCGTGTCTACAGGTTTGATCAAGGACAAGTAGAAATTTCTGACATAAACAATTTTGAGACAGCAGGTACTCTCTTGTTGTCATATCATAATGGAACCCACTACAATAGCCTGCAGATCAAAGATTGTGATTCTTCTGAAGATGAAGAGAGAGCAGCTTACAGAACAGAAGAAAGAATGAAGGATTCGGAGGAGCATGATAATGATTCGGGGGAGTTAATTATGTTTGCACCAGGTTCTACAGGGGCCGATCTAATTGAACCTATGCTGCAACAGGTAGATGGTGATACAGCTGCTGCAGTAGATAAGATATTAAAAGAACTAACTTCAACAATGGATTCAGCCAAGAATGATGAAGGGGAGATTGAAGACCCACCCTATATAAACAATGATccccaaagaaattcaagaaaaagaaaaatacaccCAGATGAAAAGAAAGACTAG